ATTGCTTGTAGAGTTTTTGCGCTTGCCAGTTATTTTCTAATACATGAAGGTAAATCTCTGAAAAGCCCCATTTCATCGTCATTTTTTCACAATTTTTTAATAAACGTTGGGCAATTCCTTGGCGACGATAACTTGGACTAACAGCTAAATTAGAAATATAGGTAGATTGATACTCCTGAGGAACCCAACCTTCAGCAGAACTAAGGCTTAGTTCTACAGCACCAGTAATTCCTCCCGTACTAGAAGTAGCGATGAAACAAGCATAATACTTGGTCTGATTGCACAGACGAGTCCTAATATCTTCATAAATTCCTAGCTTCAGAAAGGGATAAATTAGGATCCCTAGTCCCTCACAAGAATGAAAACTACGGGTAATTACTTCTGAAATTTCACCAATTTCTTCAATCTGAGCCTGGCGAATAGTAAAAGTGGGAAATTGGGGTGGGTTAGAAGAAGGCGTGGAAAATAAAGGAGTATAGGCGCTCACAACAAATTTCGGGGGTAATTTATTAGCCTTGTTTGAACAAGAATTTTTCTTCGCTGATTACTTTTATAGCACAGTTTCACTTAAGCCATCGCTGCAGCAATCCAAAATAACCCATCTACTAAAAGAGTGCTTAAAATTGCCCCACTAAAAGCAAACCAAGGTAGTGTATTTTGCTTGAGACTCCAAATTCCTAAAACGAGGAGAACACAGATAATCAACACAGCACAACTCATTCCCCAAGGAGTTTGCATGTTTAATAACGCATCTTGAAAAATGGGTTTGTATAAAGCAGGATCAACTCGCATTAACTCTCGCCAATGAGGCATTAATCCTGTTAGATAAAAATATACATCAGTTAAAGCAGTTCCTAGTAAAGATCCTAAATAAAACAAATTTCCCACTGGCCCCAAACCTCTCGCTAAAGCAAAAAAGGCAAAGGGTAAGCCAATCGCTTCAATGGGAAGGTGAATCACTGGTTCCCAACGAAACCAGCCCCAATAGATTGATCCAGCCAGCCAACTCCAACTAAAACCAAGTATCAAGTCTCCCCAAATATTGCTTCGAGGACGCTGAAAAAGAATAATTCCTAGGGCAACCCAACCGAAGGTTAAAATTAAACTGAGCCAGGGTAATTCTCTAACCATTGGGGCTTGAGCAAAAACAGGAATTGAAACTAAAAAGCCTGATGTGGCGAAAATCAGCCAACTTTTTTGTTTGAGTACGAACGCTCGAAGATAAATGGTGAGACGTTCACCAACTTGAGAAATTGATGGGGGTAGCCAGGAACTATTAAACAAGGTTTCTCTAATTTTCTTAACTAATCTTTACTTAGTTTAATATAGCACATAAATTAGAATGCCCCCCAGGGGGATATAGATTATCTTAACATTAAATGTTATTGGCTTTTCTACGGTCAACGAAGAAGCCAAAAGCAAGTAAATAGAGAAGGTTATCAATGCTGAGGTGCGTTCCAACTTGAATTCGATTCAAGTTGGATCTGAGGTTTATATGCCCCGTCACTTCCATAAATCAAAGATTATGTCACCGGAGCCAAGCGTGAGGAGCTTCTCGTCACATCAAGGTAAGGTTTGGCTTAAAAGAACCAGCCGTAGGAGTGTAATCCTTGTCCTAATAAATTTACTCCTAAATAACAGATCCAAACCACAATTAAACCTGCACTCGCGATAATCGCCGGTCGTTTTCCTTGCCATCCTTTCGTAATTCTGGCGTGAAGATAGGCAGCAAACACCAACCAAGTAATTAACGCCCAAGTTTCTTTGGGATCCCAACTCCAATAAGATCCCCAAGCCTCATTTGCCCAAACTGCCCCAGCAATAATACCAACTGTCAGAAGTGGAAAACCTAAACCTATGACACGATAACTGAGATTATCTAGGGTTTGTGCAAAATTTAAGCGTTGTGGGGATAATTTTTCCTCGGTGATGGTTTGCGGCTGTTCTAAAACGGCGGTTTGCCCATCACTACTGCTAACAGAAATGGGCGTAGAGGCAAAACTGTTGTTATTTCTGATGCTTTTAAGACGTTCATTGCCTGAACCATAGGAACTTCCTTGCAGTGACACTGACTTGCCTTGGGTGACAATTAAAAACGCGATCGCGAGAAGTGACCCGACCATAAGCGTGGCATAACTGAGCATCATTACACTGACGTGCATCATCAGCCAATTGGATTTGAGGGCCGGAACTAAGGGTTCAGACGATTGCATTTCTGGGGGAAGACTCAAGGCGGCAAATGCTGTAATTCCCATCGCTAAAGGCGCAGTAAACACGCCTAATAAGCGATTGCCACTGCTAAATTCAACCACTAAATGAACCGCCGTTACCCCCCAAGCAAGGAAAAACAGAGATTCGTATAAATTACTAATGGGGAAATAGCCCCCTTCAATCCAGCGAGCGATCAATAATCCCGTAATACAAAAGTTACCAAGGGCAAATCCTGCAGTTCCTAAGGGTTGTAAGAAGGATAAGTTACGAAATGCTGTTCCTACCCAATAAACTAACATGGTCAGAAACAGTACCAAAAAGGAAAGATTATCCAGTTGGTGTTGTAGTGCGGTTAGATCCATTATGAATTTTATTAAAAAGCCTTTTTTATCATGTCCAAGTGTCTATTATATCTGTATCGTAAGCAACATGGTTTTGTCCTTTGTCCTTTGTCCTTTGTCCTTGGTCAACCAATGAGGAGTGAGGCGTAAGAAGTCTGGAGCGAACAAATAACGAATAACAAATAACAAATAACATCCATTGACTCAGTGTGTCCCTCAACAGACCAAGAAACGCAATATAAAGAAAAAATTAAAAAATATCTGAAGAGAATATAAAGAAATGAACTTAATTTTTCATAAAGGTTGATAAATATGTATCTAATTTAACAACAAATGAATTGTTAAAAAGTAATGACTTTATAAAGTCTTGTTTAAATAAGCATAAGTACCAATTGAATTCGTTAAGATAAAAGTATAGAGAAAAGTAAAAATATCTCTTAGCACGACTAAAAATACTGTCATTGCTTTGACTTAGCTTCAGCAAAAACCAAGAGGGAGACGAAGAAAATGTTAACGAAAACTGAACCTTTTGTTCCAGGTCAATGGGTAGAAAATGTTGACGTTCGGGACTTTATTCAGAAAAATTATACCCCTTATAGCGGTGATGAGTCATTTCTCGCTAGCGCAACCAATCGCACGAAAAACTTATGGGAAAAAGTTAAAAGTTTAATGGAGGCGGAACGAGAAAAAGGAATTTTAGATGCCGATACAAAAGTTCCAGCGACCCTTACCGCCCATGCAGCAGGCTATATTGACAAAGACTTAGAACAAATTGTCGGTTTACAAACCGATAAACCGCTTAAACGGTCAATTATGCCCTATGGTGGCATTCGGGTGGTGAAAAAATCTCTTGAAGCCTACGGTTATGAACTAGACCCTCAAACTGAGGAAACGTTCACCAAATATCGTAAAACGCATAATGATGGGGTATTTTCTGCCTACACCAAACAAATGCGTCTAGCACGGCGTTCTGGCGTGATTACTGGCTTACCCGATGCTTATGGTCGTGGTCGAATTATTGGCGACTATCGGCGCATTGCCCTTTATGGGACAGGTCATTTAATTGAAGATAAAAAACTACAGCTAGAGTCCCTCGAAAATGAGGTAATGACCGAGGATGTGATTCGGTTACGGGAGGAAATTTCTGAACAAATTGTCGCCCTCCAAGATTTACAAGAAATGGGGGCAAGTTATGGTTGGGATATCAGTAAGCCAGCACAAACTGCCCAAGAAGCCATGCAATGGACTTATTTTGGCTATCTTGGAGCAGTGAAAGAACAAAATGGCGCAGCGATGTCCATGGGACGAGTTTCCACTTTCCTTGATATTTATATTGAACGGGACTTAAAAGAAGGGTTACTCGATGAAGCCCAAGCCCAAGAATTAGTGGATCATTTCGTGATGAAATTGCGAATGGTGCGCTTTTTACGAGCCCCTGAATATAACGAACTCTTTTCAGGAGATCCTACTTGGGTAACAGAATGTCTCGGTGGCATGGGATTAGATGGTCGTCCTTTGGTCACGCGCACCAATTTCCGTTTCCTCCATACCCTTTATAACTTAGGGCCGGCTCCCGAACCAAACTTAACGGTGTTGTGGTCAGAAAACTTACCTGATAACTTCAAACGCTACTGTGCGAAAGTTTCCATTGATACCAGTTCCATTCAGTACGAAAATGATGATTTGATGCGTCCTGAGTATGGGGATGATTATGGCATTGCTTGCTGTGTATCGGCAATGCGAATTGGTAAACAGATGCAGTTTTTTGGGGCGCGAGTAAATTTAGCGAAAGCCCTTCTCTATGCCATTAATGGCGGTAAGGATGAAAAATCAGGACAGCAAGTTGCCCCTGCTAGTGAACCGATTACGTCAGAATATTTGGACTATGACGAGGTGATGGAGAAATTTCAGGGGTTAATGGGTTGGTTAGCCAAACTCTATGTGAATAGCCTCAATATCATCCACTATATGCACGATAAATACGCCTATGAACGGCTACAAATGGCGTTACACGATCGCGATGTTTATCGGACTATGGCTTGTGGTATGGCTGGCTTATCGGTAGTTGCTGATTCTCTAGCGGCGATTAAATACGGGAAAGTCAAAGTGATACGAGATGAAACGGGTTTAGCGGTAGATTACCAAGTCGAAGAAGATTATCCCAAATTTGGGAATAATGACGATCGCGCTGATAGCATCGCCACTAAGTTAGTCACCGATTTGATGAATTATATTCGCCAAAATCCAACCTATCGTCAAGCAGTTCCCACTCAGTCGATTTTAACCATTACCTCCAATGTGGTTTATGGGAAGAAAACAGGTAATACTCCTGATGGGCGAGACGCTGGTAAACCCTTTGCACCTGGGGCGAATCCCATGCACGGACGAGACACCAAAGGCGCGATCACGGCATTATCTTCTGTGGCAAAACTCCCCTATGAAAATGCTAAAGATGGAATCTCTTACACCTTCTCTATTGTCCCCCAAGCCTTAGGAAAAGGAGATGACAACCGAGTTAGCAACCTAGTGGGAATGTTAGACGGTTACTTCCACGACAACGGACACCATGTTAATATCAATGTCTTCAATCGAGAAACCCTAATTGATGCCATGGATCATCCAGAAAAATATCCGCAACTGACCATTCGCGTTTCGGGTTACGCCGTCAACTTCATTAAACTCACCCGTGAACAACAAGAGGATGTCATTTCTCGTACCTTCCACGGACAGGTTTAAATCAATACATGGTGGGGCGATTATTTAAGGAAAAAAGAGGTTTTATTTCCCCACCTCCCTACCTGAGGGGATTTTCAGGAGAATGAAACGACCCTGCTTTAGGTGAGGGGGAAGGGGAAATCATTACTGAATTAATAAGGGGACACGATGATTGCAAGCACATCAACCGAAATTACAGGAAAAATCCACTCTCTAGAAAGTTGTGGCACAGTGGATGGGCCAGGAATTCGTTTTGTGGTCTTTACTCAAGGGTGTCCCCTACGGTGTCTTTACTGCCATAACCCCGACTGTCGCCACTTGGAAGACGGAAAAGAAGTCACAGTAGATGACATTATTACAGAAGTCCAGAAATACCGTTCCTATATGGAATTTTCGGGAGGTGGTGTCACGGTTACTGGGGGAGAACCATTAATGCAACCGCAATTTGTTGCAGAAATCTTCAAACGTTGTCAAGAATTAGGGATTCACACCACTTTAGATACCTCAGGTTATGTTCTCATCGACGCAGCCAAGCCTGTTCTTGAATACACAGATTTAGTGTTACTTGATATTAAATCTTACAAGCCTGATTTATATCGAAAAGTCACCAGTGTTACGATTGAACCCACTTTGAAATTTGCCCAACATCTTCAGGAAATTAAGAAGCCAACTTGGGTTCGGTTTGTTTTAGTTCCTAACTTAACTGATCCTGTGGAAAATATTAAAGGATTAGCTGAATTTATTACGACATTAGATAATGTGGAACAAGTCGAAGTGCTTCCCTTTCATCAAATGGGAATTTATAAATGGGAACAATTGGGCTATGAATATCAACTTAAAGATGCTACCCCACCAAGTCCAGAATTAATTGCGAAGACCATTCATATTTTCCAAAGTTATGGTCTGAAAGTGCAATGTTAGGAATAAGCCATTCATTTCGCTTCACTTAATCAAGTTAAAGCAATACTAAGGAGAAAAATTATGACCGTTACTACTTTAGAAGAATTAGAAACCCTAATTAGCAAAGTAAAAGAAGCCCAAACTCAATACGCTAGCTATTCCCAAAAACAAGTTGATGCCATCTTCAAAAAAGCCGCCTTAGCTGCCAATATGAATCGCATTCCTTTAGCAAAAATGGCAATTCAGGAAACAGGAATGGGAGTACAAGAAGATAAGGTGATCAAAAATCACTTTGCTTCGGAAATGATTTATAACAAGTATAAAAATGAAAAAACTTGTGGAGTCATTGAATCTGATGCTCATTATGGCATTCAAAAATTAGCGGAACCTTTAGGCATTTTAGCAGGAATTGTTCCGACAACGAATCCCACTTCCACAGCCGTTTTTAAAGCATTAATTGCCCTAAAAACTCGCAATGCGATTATTTTCTCTCCTCACCCTCGCGCTAAACACTGTACCATTGAAGCAGCAAAAATCGTGCGAGATGCTGCTATTGAAGCAGGCGCACCTGAAAACATTATTGGCTGGATTGATGAACCCACGATTGAACTGTCTCAAGCCTTAATGAAGCATCCAAATATTAATTTAATTCTTGCCACAGGGGGCCCTGGCATGGTTAAAGCCGCTTATTCCTCTGGAAAACCCTCTCTCGGTGTCGGTGCTGGTAATACCCCTGCTGTCATTGATGAAACTTCAAATATTCCCATGGCAGTGAGTTCCATTTTAATTAGTAAGACGTTTGATAATGGGATGATTTGCGCTTCAGAACAATCAGTGATTGTGGTAGATGAAGTTTACGATAAAGTCAGACAAGAATTTCAAGAACGAGGGGCTTATTTTCTCACGCCAGAAGAAACCGAAAAATTGCGAAGCCTTCTCATTGTAGAAGGGCGAATTAATCCTAAAATTGTGGGTCAATCGGTGGAAAAATTAGCAGAGATGGCGGGAATTGAGGAAGCCAAAAATGCAAAAGTTTTAATTGGAGAAGTTTCAGAGATTAGCTTAGAAGAAGCCTTTGCCTATGAAAAATTATCTCCCGTCTTGGCAATGTATCATGCTCAAGATTTTGAACAAGCAACCACTAAAGCCCAAGAATTGATTAGTTTAGGGGGAAGAGGACATACCTCAGTGCTTTATACTGCCCCACAAAATCACTCACGGATTCTGCATTTTGAAAGTAAATTAACCACAGGACGGGTATTAATTAATACGCCCTCTTCTCAAGGCGCGATCGGAGATTTATATAACTTCAAACTTGATCCCTCCTTAACTTTAGGATGTGGCACTTGGGGCGGTAATTCAGTCAGTGAAAATGTTGCCCCACACCATCTTTTAAACATCAAAACTGTCTCCGAACGACGGGAAAATATGCTCTGGTTTCGAGTGCCACCAAAAATCTATTTCAAGTATGGCTGTTTACCAGTTGCCCTGCAAGACTTAAAAGGCAAAAAACGTGCTTTTATTGTCACAGATAAACCCTTATTTGATATGGGGTTATTAAAAGAAGTTACTGAGGTTTTAGAGGAAATAGAGATCGATCATCAAGTATTTTACGAT
This window of the Euhalothece natronophila Z-M001 genome carries:
- a CDS encoding DUF3120 domain-containing protein; the protein is MYLRAFVLKQKSWLIFATSGFLVSIPVFAQAPMVRELPWLSLILTFGWVALGIILFQRPRSNIWGDLILGFSWSWLAGSIYWGWFRWEPVIHLPIEAIGLPFAFFALARGLGPVGNLFYLGSLLGTALTDVYFYLTGLMPHWRELMRVDPALYKPIFQDALLNMQTPWGMSCAVLIICVLLVLGIWSLKQNTLPWFAFSGAILSTLLVDGLFWIAAAMA
- the adhE gene encoding bifunctional acetaldehyde-CoA/alcohol dehydrogenase, which translates into the protein MTVTTLEELETLISKVKEAQTQYASYSQKQVDAIFKKAALAANMNRIPLAKMAIQETGMGVQEDKVIKNHFASEMIYNKYKNEKTCGVIESDAHYGIQKLAEPLGILAGIVPTTNPTSTAVFKALIALKTRNAIIFSPHPRAKHCTIEAAKIVRDAAIEAGAPENIIGWIDEPTIELSQALMKHPNINLILATGGPGMVKAAYSSGKPSLGVGAGNTPAVIDETSNIPMAVSSILISKTFDNGMICASEQSVIVVDEVYDKVRQEFQERGAYFLTPEETEKLRSLLIVEGRINPKIVGQSVEKLAEMAGIEEAKNAKVLIGEVSEISLEEAFAYEKLSPVLAMYHAQDFEQATTKAQELISLGGRGHTSVLYTAPQNHSRILHFESKLTTGRVLINTPSSQGAIGDLYNFKLDPSLTLGCGTWGGNSVSENVAPHHLLNIKTVSERRENMLWFRVPPKIYFKYGCLPVALQDLKGKKRAFIVTDKPLFDMGLLKEVTEVLEEIEIDHQVFYDVEPDPKLATINKGVEQLNSFQPDVIISFGGGSPMDAAKIMWLMYEHPEVEFEGVATRFMDIRKRVYDLPPLGEKATMVAIPTTSGTGSEVTPFAVVTDEKTGIKYPLADYALTPNMAIVDPELVLHLPKRLTAYGGIDALTHALEAYVSVIATEFTQGLALEAVELLFKYLPNAYKYGANDPIAREKVHYAATIAGMAFANSFLGICHSMAHKLGATFHVPHGLANALMISHVIRYNSTDAPFKQAIFPQYEYPHAKERYARLADYLKLGGETLDEKVENLVNAIEKLKAEVEVPLTIKETLQGEDRDFYEKLENLAEQAFDDQCTAANPRYPLIKDMKELYVLAYQGCRVDSMMYHPEEETATVMKS
- a CDS encoding GNAT family N-acetyltransferase; translated protein: MSAYTPLFSTPSSNPPQFPTFTIRQAQIEEIGEISEVITRSFHSCEGLGILIYPFLKLGIYEDIRTRLCNQTKYYACFIATSSTGGITGAVELSLSSAEGWVPQEYQSTYISNLAVSPSYRRQGIAQRLLKNCEKMTMKWGFSEIYLHVLENNWQAQKLYKQCGYQVSRAETSITNWLFNQPRRLLLKKTLTPYHTA
- the pflB gene encoding formate C-acetyltransferase, giving the protein MLTKTEPFVPGQWVENVDVRDFIQKNYTPYSGDESFLASATNRTKNLWEKVKSLMEAEREKGILDADTKVPATLTAHAAGYIDKDLEQIVGLQTDKPLKRSIMPYGGIRVVKKSLEAYGYELDPQTEETFTKYRKTHNDGVFSAYTKQMRLARRSGVITGLPDAYGRGRIIGDYRRIALYGTGHLIEDKKLQLESLENEVMTEDVIRLREEISEQIVALQDLQEMGASYGWDISKPAQTAQEAMQWTYFGYLGAVKEQNGAAMSMGRVSTFLDIYIERDLKEGLLDEAQAQELVDHFVMKLRMVRFLRAPEYNELFSGDPTWVTECLGGMGLDGRPLVTRTNFRFLHTLYNLGPAPEPNLTVLWSENLPDNFKRYCAKVSIDTSSIQYENDDLMRPEYGDDYGIACCVSAMRIGKQMQFFGARVNLAKALLYAINGGKDEKSGQQVAPASEPITSEYLDYDEVMEKFQGLMGWLAKLYVNSLNIIHYMHDKYAYERLQMALHDRDVYRTMACGMAGLSVVADSLAAIKYGKVKVIRDETGLAVDYQVEEDYPKFGNNDDRADSIATKLVTDLMNYIRQNPTYRQAVPTQSILTITSNVVYGKKTGNTPDGRDAGKPFAPGANPMHGRDTKGAITALSSVAKLPYENAKDGISYTFSIVPQALGKGDDNRVSNLVGMLDGYFHDNGHHVNINVFNRETLIDAMDHPEKYPQLTIRVSGYAVNFIKLTREQQEDVISRTFHGQV
- the pflA gene encoding pyruvate formate-lyase-activating protein — translated: MIASTSTEITGKIHSLESCGTVDGPGIRFVVFTQGCPLRCLYCHNPDCRHLEDGKEVTVDDIITEVQKYRSYMEFSGGGVTVTGGEPLMQPQFVAEIFKRCQELGIHTTLDTSGYVLIDAAKPVLEYTDLVLLDIKSYKPDLYRKVTSVTIEPTLKFAQHLQEIKKPTWVRFVLVPNLTDPVENIKGLAEFITTLDNVEQVEVLPFHQMGIYKWEQLGYEYQLKDATPPSPELIAKTIHIFQSYGLKVQC
- the ccsB gene encoding c-type cytochrome biogenesis protein CcsB is translated as MDLTALQHQLDNLSFLVLFLTMLVYWVGTAFRNLSFLQPLGTAGFALGNFCITGLLIARWIEGGYFPISNLYESLFFLAWGVTAVHLVVEFSSGNRLLGVFTAPLAMGITAFAALSLPPEMQSSEPLVPALKSNWLMMHVSVMMLSYATLMVGSLLAIAFLIVTQGKSVSLQGSSYGSGNERLKSIRNNNSFASTPISVSSSDGQTAVLEQPQTITEEKLSPQRLNFAQTLDNLSYRVIGLGFPLLTVGIIAGAVWANEAWGSYWSWDPKETWALITWLVFAAYLHARITKGWQGKRPAIIASAGLIVVWICYLGVNLLGQGLHSYGWFF